The Blattabacterium cuenoti sequence CCATCATAAGCAGGCCATCTACGCCATTGGAATCCGTATATTGGACCTAAATCTCCATTTTTATCAGCCCATTCATTCCATATAGATACTTTATTATCTTTTAGATACCGAATATTTGTATATCCTTTCAAAAACCATAATAACTCATAAATAATAGAACGTATGTTTAATTTCTTGGTAGTTAAAATAGGAAATCCTTTTTCTAAATCAAATTTCATTTGATATCCAAATAAACTTTTTGTTCCTATTCCAGTCCGATCCATTTTTTTTATTCCATTTTTTAATACATTTTTTAATAGATCTAAATATTGTTCCATAACTAAAATTATTTCTTTTTTAAAGAGTATTTTTGCATAAAAAAAACATAATTATGAATCAAAAGGTACTCTTCTTTTCTACAAGAAGTGGATTAAGACTATCAGAGAGTATAGCTTATCATTATGGAAATTTTTTAGGAAAAGTTCGTTTTTTGGAATTTAGTGATGGAGAATATTCCCCTTTTTTTGAACAGTCTGTTCGTGGATCACGAGTATTTTTGATTGGATCTACTTTTCCTCCAGTGGATAATTTGATGGAATTACTTTTAATGTGTGATGCAGCACGAAGGGCTTCGGCTCATAATATTACACTTGTAATTCCATACTTTGGATGGGGAAGACAAGATCATAAAGATAAACCAAGAACTCCTATTGCTGCAAAACTTATAGCTAATTTAATGGTTGCATCAGGAGCTAATAGAGTAATGACCATGGATTTACATGCAGATCAAATTCAGGGTTTTTTTGATATTCCTGTAGATCATTTATATGCATCTAGAATATTTATCAATTATATCAAAAAATTGAACCTAGATCAATTAACCATCGCCTCTCCAGATATGGGAGGAGCAAAAAGAGCTAGAAGTTATGCAGGATATTTAGGAACAGATGTGGTGATCTGCTATAAAGAAA is a genomic window containing:
- a CDS encoding ribose-phosphate diphosphokinase, with the protein product MNQKVLFFSTRSGLRLSESIAYHYGNFLGKVRFLEFSDGEYSPFFEQSVRGSRVFLIGSTFPPVDNLMELLLMCDAARRASAHNITLVIPYFGWGRQDHKDKPRTPIAAKLIANLMVASGANRVMTMDLHADQIQGFFDIPVDHLYASRIFINYIKKLNLDQLTIASPDMGGAKRARSYAGYLGTDVVICYKERKKANEIEFMNLIGNVKEKNIILIDDMVDTAGTLTEAASLIKKQGAKSVRAIATHPVLSGNSYERIIKSSLEELVVTDTIPLKKNHEKIKVLSCAPLFAEVMQSIHNDESISNKFII